The following proteins are co-located in the Halarcobacter sp. genome:
- the grpE gene encoding nucleotide exchange factor GrpE, with protein sequence MSEKQEELNNEEQVQEEQTQDEVSETVDSNESAQLSDEDKIAELEAKLKESEDKYFRVHADFENIKKRLEKEKYQAIDYASEKFAKDLLAPIDTLEMALAAEEAADLPAEELLAKLKEGVELTIKNFYAAFEKHDISIIETDGEFDPNFHDAVMQVDSPEHESGQIVQVMQKGYKFKDRLLRASMVSIAN encoded by the coding sequence TTGAGTGAAAAACAAGAAGAATTAAATAACGAAGAGCAAGTACAAGAAGAGCAAACTCAAGATGAGGTTAGCGAAACTGTTGATTCAAATGAATCTGCACAATTAAGTGATGAAGATAAGATTGCTGAACTTGAAGCAAAGTTAAAAGAGAGTGAAGATAAATATTTTAGAGTTCATGCAGATTTTGAAAATATTAAAAAAAGATTAGAAAAAGAAAAATATCAAGCAATAGATTATGCATCTGAAAAGTTTGCAAAAGACTTATTAGCTCCAATTGATACTCTTGAAATGGCTTTAGCAGCTGAAGAAGCTGCTGATTTACCAGCTGAAGAGTTATTGGCAAAACTAAAAGAGGGTGTTGAATTAACAATTAAAAATTTTTATGCTGCATTTGAAAAGCACGATATTTCAATTATTGAAACAGATGGTGAGTTTGATCCAAATTTCCATGATGCAGTTATGCAAGTAGATAGCCCTGAACATGAAAGTGGTCAAATTGTACAAGTGATGCAAAAAGGTTATAAGTTTAAAGACAGACTTTTAAGAGCATCAATGGTTAGTATTGCTAACTAA
- a CDS encoding heat-shock protein, with the protein MIDKKEFLLHSIIKAYIEHLEPIGSTQLKNMYDITYSPATIRGYFKKLGDEGFLAQEHVSSGRTPTTEALKMYWSNKLNFRLNFVDEKAIEYLSKDIGLSVFIQDQKSDILKNILNVENRYMILEFSSFAITVKFTDALYRFLSDMLGLELVHIVNISKQVGAFEIYEKVSQHLQNKNFHIYNTKEFFSLALKYNLNEENINSFLKGIVLDSIDEGLYFDNIVPEGYIGICHNCKVGQKEVKMLVVGELSRDYEYFYNKISMI; encoded by the coding sequence ATGATTGACAAAAAAGAGTTTTTATTACATTCAATTATTAAAGCTTATATCGAGCATTTAGAGCCTATTGGTTCTACACAACTTAAAAATATGTATGATATTACATATTCGCCTGCTACTATTAGAGGGTATTTTAAAAAGTTGGGTGACGAGGGATTCTTAGCACAAGAACATGTAAGTTCAGGAAGAACTCCTACAACAGAAGCTTTAAAAATGTATTGGAGTAATAAGCTTAATTTTAGACTCAATTTTGTTGATGAAAAAGCTATAGAATATCTTTCAAAAGATATTGGATTATCTGTTTTTATTCAAGACCAAAAATCTGACATTTTAAAAAATATTTTAAATGTAGAAAACAGATATATGATTTTAGAGTTTTCGTCATTTGCAATTACAGTAAAGTTCACTGATGCTTTATATAGATTTTTAAGTGATATGCTAGGTTTAGAGTTAGTTCATATTGTAAATATCTCTAAACAAGTTGGAGCTTTTGAAATATATGAAAAGGTTAGTCAACATTTACAAAATAAAAATTTCCATATTTATAATACAAAAGAGTTTTTCTCTTTAGCACTTAAATATAACCTTAATGAAGAGAACATTAACTCTTTTTTAAAAGGGATAGTTTTAGACTCTATTGATGAAGGTTTATATTTTGACAATATAGTACCTGAAGGTTACATTGGAATATGTCATAACTGTAAAGTTGGACAAAAAGAAGTAAAAATGTTAGTCGTTGGTGAGTTGTCAAGAGATTATGAATACTTCTACAATAAGATTAGTATGATTTAG
- a CDS encoding TAXI family TRAP transporter solute-binding subunit: MKKSILLLLIFNILAFSSEFITIGTGSVTGTYYPTGGAICKLVNKYKKETKIRCSVEATDASVYNIRAIDEGELDFGIAQSDAVYQAINGIKKFKNHPIKELRSVMSIYTELFTLVTRKDANIKTIDDIVGKRINLGNVGSGNEATAMTLLNDLKIKPSDFSYVGRLKAGEAPDALRDNLIDGYFYMVGHPTANIKDASNTSDIFLTPISGAKIDNFIKRNPYYIKDVIPANLYKGVKKPVPTFGAKAVLVTSSDVSSKAVYTLVKAILEDFEEFKKLHPVYKYITKKSLLEGLGAPLHEGAAKYFKENNFIK, encoded by the coding sequence ATGAAGAAATCTATTTTGTTACTTTTAATATTTAATATACTTGCTTTTAGTTCAGAATTCATAACAATAGGAACAGGTAGTGTTACAGGAACTTATTATCCAACTGGTGGAGCAATATGTAAACTTGTAAATAAATATAAAAAAGAAACAAAGATTAGATGTTCTGTTGAAGCAACTGATGCATCTGTATATAATATTAGAGCTATAGATGAAGGTGAATTAGATTTTGGGATTGCACAATCTGATGCAGTTTATCAAGCTATAAATGGAATAAAAAAATTTAAAAATCACCCTATAAAAGAGTTAAGATCTGTAATGTCAATCTACACAGAACTATTTACTCTTGTAACAAGAAAAGATGCTAATATAAAAACTATTGATGATATTGTTGGAAAAAGAATCAACTTAGGAAATGTAGGTTCAGGAAATGAAGCTACAGCAATGACTTTATTAAATGACTTAAAGATAAAACCTTCTGATTTCTCTTATGTAGGTAGATTAAAGGCTGGAGAGGCACCTGATGCTTTAAGAGATAATTTAATAGATGGGTATTTTTATATGGTTGGGCATCCAACAGCAAATATAAAGGATGCTTCTAATACTTCTGATATCTTTTTAACTCCAATTAGTGGAGCTAAGATTGATAATTTTATAAAAAGAAATCCATATTATATAAAAGATGTAATTCCTGCAAATTTATATAAAGGGGTTAAAAAGCCTGTTCCTACGTTTGGAGCAAAAGCAGTATTAGTTACTAGTTCAGATGTAAGTTCAAAAGCAGTTTACACTTTAGTAAAAGCTATATTAGAAGATTTTGAAGAGTTTAAAAAACTTCATCCTGTTTATAAGTATATAACAAAAAAATCTTTATTAGAAGGATTAGGTGCACCTTTACATGAAGGTGCAGCTAAATATTTTAAAGAGAATAATTTTATAAAATAA
- a CDS encoding response regulator transcription factor — protein sequence MKNYSTRVLLVEDEDVARKTLSFYLNTIFDEVVVAKDGEEGASIFKNDFEEKKKFDLVLTDLKMPNKDGISMIDDIREIVPNQRFIIVSAHKNEEDLLKLINLRVLGYFVKPLNIDNMMEMLKKAKEEVLADNGSLEKTDLITLNKRYTYNTINDKLYNEETIVKLSKKELDILKVLIDNLGDVVPVTKFKELVWNDINTNDSAFRTVMKRLKDKVKDDDFIISHKGYGYIIEKPLKK from the coding sequence ATGAAAAACTATTCTACAAGAGTTTTATTAGTAGAAGATGAGGATGTTGCAAGAAAAACTCTCTCTTTTTATCTTAATACAATTTTTGATGAAGTTGTTGTTGCAAAAGATGGAGAAGAGGGTGCTTCAATTTTTAAAAATGATTTTGAAGAAAAGAAAAAATTTGATTTAGTACTTACAGATTTAAAAATGCCAAATAAAGATGGTATCTCTATGATTGATGATATTAGAGAGATAGTTCCTAATCAAAGATTTATAATAGTAAGTGCCCATAAAAATGAAGAAGACTTACTAAAACTTATAAACTTAAGGGTTTTAGGATATTTTGTAAAACCTTTAAATATTGATAATATGATGGAGATGCTTAAAAAAGCAAAAGAAGAGGTTTTAGCAGATAATGGAAGTTTAGAAAAAACTGATTTAATCACTTTAAATAAAAGATATACATACAATACTATAAATGACAAACTTTATAATGAAGAAACAATTGTTAAATTATCAAAAAAAGAGCTTGATATCTTAAAAGTATTAATTGATAATTTAGGTGATGTAGTTCCAGTTACAAAATTTAAAGAGCTTGTATGGAATGATATTAATACAAATGATTCTGCATTTAGAACAGTTATGAAAAGATTAAAAGATAAAGTAAAAGATGATGACTTTATAATCTCTCATAAAGGTTATGGGTATATTATAGAAAAACCTCTAAAAAAATAG
- a CDS encoding PAS domain-containing protein: MFKKRKFYNLSDIKKHLVFTPLIFVFISAIVSIIVTTFVLEFKKNNEISLVKQEDTFQKDKILTQFIDDIKFNASASFDSEEIALREAVISLYGFINYVKEDIKIDKIREKIKEIENNTDFEFVLFKKDSDDILYGQDIIDYLKTLTGSSLEISNFRHHMLRNISYIGVDNLFYWIDKEKRKIRLSYFKLLDKKNLYLGAFSKIDDMKETTRKVIENSIVQKSKYYNDSYFWFYDYSSGYVFNYYNKGKKLNIDYILKNDTLNSSNKILEKYNKDVQDSSSVDTYDFRKYNYLVSIKSNFLPAKVSQIKFDYNSKLSVSIAVIGLISLFLIVASSLFAKFINKIFHRYNKRLETRNIMYKKWKERYELAIIASNDGLWDIDLKTKHIYFSKKWLDMFGYEDGDINTLNEWFDLIHKDDVSIVRQKFETHLQGKSEHFICEYRIKDKSNKFKWIFVRGKAFDDNHHKRMLMMSMDIEQRKKLTKELQYVDLLVEYGRIVIFKWKNDENLTVEYLSKSISSYGYIVEDFESKRVKYFDFVYEEDVKDLVKDLNTAMKNDDKSFTKFHRVKDKDGEIRWVFNRTIFLKDDFGNITHLYGYVNDITEMKLTEEELKQKINEEVAKNIEKDRILVQQSKLAAMGEMLGNIAHQWRQPLNNINLLIHFIRDSYGTLSKEEVNDIIKDSKVQIDYMSQTIDDFRNFYQPNKDKIEFDIKEALIECSNIVETQLEKYKVLLKIDGDSVNIFNYKNEFEQVILNILNNANDAAKVKKEEIEFDPVINITIKRKDDSVEITLSNNCGEIPSNIIDRIFEPYFTTKFENQGTGIGLYMAKTIIEKNMNGKISVKNIKEGVLFTIYLPL, translated from the coding sequence ATGTTTAAAAAAAGAAAGTTTTATAACCTTTCCGATATAAAAAAACATTTAGTATTTACACCTTTAATATTTGTATTTATAAGTGCAATAGTTTCTATAATTGTTACTACCTTTGTTTTAGAATTTAAAAAGAACAATGAAATATCCTTGGTAAAGCAAGAAGATACCTTTCAAAAAGATAAAATTTTAACTCAATTTATTGATGATATAAAGTTTAATGCAAGTGCTTCTTTTGACAGTGAAGAGATTGCTTTAAGAGAAGCGGTAATCTCTCTTTATGGTTTTATAAACTATGTAAAAGAAGATATTAAAATAGATAAAATAAGAGAAAAGATAAAAGAGATAGAAAATAATACAGATTTTGAATTTGTTTTATTTAAAAAAGATTCTGATGATATTTTGTATGGACAAGATATTATTGACTATCTTAAAACCCTTACTGGTTCAAGTCTAGAAATCAGTAACTTTAGACACCATATGTTAAGAAATATATCTTATATTGGGGTTGATAACCTTTTTTACTGGATAGATAAAGAGAAAAGAAAAATTAGATTAAGCTATTTTAAACTTTTAGATAAAAAAAATCTTTATTTAGGTGCTTTTTCAAAAATTGATGATATGAAAGAGACTACAAGAAAGGTTATTGAAAACTCTATTGTTCAAAAAAGTAAGTATTACAATGATAGTTATTTTTGGTTTTATGATTATAGTTCAGGATATGTTTTTAATTATTATAACAAGGGTAAAAAACTTAATATAGATTATATTTTAAAAAACGATACTTTAAATAGTTCAAATAAAATTTTAGAAAAATACAATAAAGATGTTCAGGATAGTTCTTCTGTTGATACATATGATTTTAGAAAATATAATTATCTTGTTTCGATAAAAAGCAATTTTTTACCAGCTAAAGTATCACAAATTAAATTCGACTATAACTCAAAGTTATCAGTATCTATTGCAGTAATTGGTTTAATCTCTTTATTTCTAATAGTTGCTTCATCTTTATTTGCAAAATTTATAAATAAAATTTTTCATAGGTACAATAAAAGACTAGAAACACGAAATATTATGTATAAAAAATGGAAAGAAAGATATGAACTTGCAATTATCGCTTCAAATGATGGTTTGTGGGATATTGATTTAAAGACTAAGCATATCTATTTTTCAAAAAAATGGTTAGATATGTTTGGTTATGAAGATGGAGACATTAATACATTAAATGAGTGGTTTGATTTAATACATAAAGATGATGTTTCTATTGTTAGACAAAAATTTGAAACCCATTTACAAGGAAAGAGTGAACATTTTATTTGTGAGTATAGAATTAAAGACAAATCAAATAAATTTAAATGGATTTTTGTAAGGGGGAAAGCCTTTGATGATAATCATCATAAAAGAATGCTTATGATGTCAATGGATATAGAACAAAGAAAAAAACTTACAAAAGAGTTACAATATGTTGATTTACTTGTTGAATATGGAAGAATAGTTATTTTTAAGTGGAAAAACGATGAAAATCTTACAGTTGAGTATTTGTCTAAATCGATTAGTTCTTATGGGTATATTGTAGAGGATTTTGAAAGTAAAAGAGTAAAATATTTTGATTTTGTTTATGAAGAAGATGTAAAAGATTTAGTTAAAGATTTAAATACTGCCATGAAAAATGATGATAAATCTTTTACTAAATTTCATAGGGTTAAAGATAAAGATGGCGAAATAAGATGGGTGTTTAATAGAACAATTTTCTTAAAAGATGATTTTGGAAATATAACTCATTTGTATGGATATGTAAATGATATAACTGAGATGAAGTTAACTGAAGAGGAATTAAAACAAAAGATTAATGAAGAGGTAGCTAAAAATATTGAAAAAGATAGAATTCTTGTTCAACAAAGTAAGCTTGCTGCAATGGGTGAAATGTTAGGAAATATTGCTCATCAATGGAGACAACCACTAAATAATATTAACCTTCTTATCCATTTTATTAGAGATAGTTATGGCACTCTTTCAAAAGAAGAGGTAAATGATATTATAAAAGATTCAAAAGTTCAAATTGATTATATGTCTCAAACTATTGATGACTTTAGAAACTTTTACCAACCAAATAAAGATAAAATAGAGTTTGATATAAAAGAAGCACTTATAGAGTGCTCTAATATAGTTGAAACTCAATTAGAAAAATATAAGGTTTTATTAAAAATTGATGGGGATAGTGTAAATATATTTAATTATAAAAATGAATTTGAACAAGTAATCTTAAATATTTTAAATAATGCAAATGATGCTGCAAAAGTAAAAAAAGAAGAGATTGAATTTGATCCAGTTATTAATATAACTATAAAAAGAAAAGATGATAGTGTAGAGATAACTCTTTCAAATAATTGTGGAGAGATACCTTCAAATATTATTGATAGAATATTTGAACCATACTTCACAACTAAATTTGAAAACCAAGGTACAGGCATAGGTTTATATATGGCGAAAACTATTATAGAAAAAAATATGAATGGAAAAATATCTGTAAAGAATATCAAAGAGGGTGTTTTATTTACAATATATTTACCACTTTAA
- the truA gene encoding tRNA pseudouridine(38-40) synthase TruA: MNAKFTISYDGTYFKGSQTQPDGSSVEDSIQETFKSLNIDTKIILSGRTDKNVHASGQVFNCILPAYWKDLEKLKDVLNRHLPLSIKINSIKFVNDEFHSRFHAKKRVYRYLLSKKEPTVFNSKYISHTKEFDEDKIKEAIKCFIGVHDFEYFHKKGSDKDNTVREVFDAKFYKYKGIYVFKFTANSYLRSQIRLMVAVLIKIGEGKLSIEDLKLQLSRKKFIHRIPASPYGLYLAKVFY; encoded by the coding sequence ATGAATGCGAAATTTACAATATCTTATGATGGAACTTATTTTAAGGGGAGTCAAACACAGCCTGATGGCTCAAGTGTAGAGGATAGTATTCAGGAAACTTTTAAATCATTAAATATAGATACAAAAATCATTTTAAGTGGTAGAACCGATAAAAATGTTCATGCTTCAGGACAAGTGTTTAATTGTATACTTCCTGCTTACTGGAAGGATTTGGAAAAACTGAAAGATGTTTTAAATCGGCATCTACCTTTATCTATAAAAATAAATAGTATTAAATTTGTAAATGATGAATTTCATTCAAGGTTTCATGCTAAAAAAAGAGTTTATAGATATTTACTTTCAAAAAAAGAACCTACTGTATTTAATTCAAAATATATTTCACATACAAAAGAGTTTGATGAAGATAAAATTAAAGAAGCCATAAAATGTTTTATTGGAGTTCATGATTTCGAGTATTTTCATAAAAAAGGTAGTGATAAGGATAATACAGTTAGAGAAGTTTTTGATGCGAAGTTTTATAAATATAAAGGTATTTATGTTTTTAAATTTACTGCAAATTCATATTTGCGTTCACAAATAAGACTAATGGTTGCTGTATTAATAAAAATAGGCGAAGGAAAATTATCAATTGAAGATTTAAAACTTCAATTAAGTAGAAAAAAATTTATTCATAGAATACCTGCATCGCCTTATGGTCTGTATTTGGCTAAGGTTTTTTATTAA
- a CDS encoding LptF/LptG family permease: MKLKEYLFSQLAHTFFPIFFGLYFITSIIFLVKIASLTSVITMDFFELLKLYSYVVPTIVFYTLPITFFISIAITLSKLSNEYELIVVTSFGLNPINILKMFLPVTLFVSISLLIVSLGLIPKAQFENETFMEKKKSEANFNIKASEFGQNFGEWLIFINERDDKIYNKVKLFQTQDNEDQFIIADKAVLDNKDGELSFKLFDGKSFNIKDEEFNQIDYSTMTIFNNIKNDEALYQFTDSYSFWKFYLTKTNIVTDEFAYYILLSLFPLLSLFLTVTYGYYNPRYEKSRVVQWCAFYIVIYYSLISFLSKELYLHSIYIIPIVWVAWTYYLYTKSVKKQY, translated from the coding sequence TTGAAATTAAAAGAGTATTTATTTAGTCAATTAGCACATACATTTTTCCCAATATTTTTTGGATTGTACTTTATCACATCAATAATTTTTTTAGTGAAGATTGCTTCATTAACTTCTGTTATTACTATGGATTTTTTTGAATTATTGAAACTATATAGTTATGTTGTTCCTACAATTGTTTTTTATACTTTACCAATAACATTTTTTATATCTATTGCAATCACTTTATCAAAACTTTCAAATGAGTACGAGTTGATTGTTGTAACTTCATTTGGTTTAAATCCAATAAATATATTAAAGATGTTTTTGCCTGTGACTTTATTTGTCTCAATCTCTTTACTTATTGTATCTTTAGGTCTTATTCCTAAAGCGCAATTTGAAAATGAAACTTTTATGGAAAAGAAAAAAAGTGAAGCAAATTTTAATATTAAAGCCTCTGAATTTGGTCAAAACTTTGGAGAATGGCTTATCTTTATAAATGAAAGAGATGATAAGATTTATAATAAAGTTAAACTATTTCAAACTCAAGATAATGAAGATCAATTTATTATTGCTGATAAAGCAGTTTTAGATAATAAAGATGGAGAGCTTAGTTTTAAACTTTTTGATGGAAAATCTTTTAATATAAAAGATGAAGAGTTTAATCAAATAGATTATTCAACAATGACTATTTTCAATAATATAAAGAATGACGAAGCCTTATATCAATTTACAGATTCATACTCTTTTTGGAAGTTTTATTTAACTAAAACAAATATAGTAACTGACGAGTTTGCATATTATATTCTTTTATCATTATTCCCTTTATTATCACTTTTTTTAACTGTTACATATGGGTATTATAACCCTAGATACGAGAAGAGTAGAGTTGTACAATGGTGTGCTTTTTATATAGTAATCTATTATTCTTTAATCAGTTTTCTAAGTAAAGAATTATATCTACATTCTATTTATATTATACCTATTGTCTGGGTGGCTTGGACTTATTACTTATATACTAAGAGTGTAAAAAAGCAGTATTAA